The segment CACCAATGGTTATTGCTTCAATAATATTATTAATATCACCAGAATGGTCAAGATGTTTATGGGAAAGAAGGACAGCATCAATTGAGGTTGGGTCAAGTTTATGTTTTGATGAGACAATTCTTACCAAGGAGCCTGGTCCTGGGTCAATTAAAAGATTTTTATTATTCAAAGTGAGCCAAATCCCACCACTTGCCCTGATCTGCTTAAAGACAACAATTCTTGCACCACCACTTCCCAAAAAGATTATTCTATCCACAAAATATTATAAAAAATTAGGAATAGAATTCAAATAACTTAAAAAAAGTGGTAACCTTTTTGCCTTCTTATCCGTTATATATATAGAAGGAAATTAAATAAAAAGGGGGATTTATGAAGTTTTATTTAACGGATGAAGAGAAGAAGAAGATAAAAAATTTGGGGTTTTTAAAGGTAAGTCAGGTTGCCTATTTCTTGGATGTTAATCGCCAAACAGTCATTAACTGGATTAAAAAGGGATACCTTAAAGCCAACTACCTAAAATTCTATAAGAGAAAAACCTATCTTATTAAGGCAGAAGAGTTAATCAGATTTATCCAAGAGATACCTAACGAATTTTATGAAACTCGATAATTTTTGGTTAAATTCGGCGATTTTTGTATTTACTGTCAAGGCATTTTGGACTATATTATTAGTGATGGTTTTAAAAGGGGTTATTATGAATGGAGAATACCAGAAATTAACTTTCAGGGATTTATTATCAATAGGGAAATTAGGCAGAGATTTTTGATAATGGGTTTGGGAAATAAAGAGGACAAAAATATTGAAGGTGGGGGACTATCGGGGTAGGGGTATCATATGGGAGTATTAAAATTATTATCAAAAGGATTAAAAGTAAATTTATTAGAGATAATAACAATAATTTTATTAACGAAAATATTCATAAACTTATTAACAGGGATAATAGTAATTTTATTTTTTCCAATTGGG is part of the candidate division WOR-3 bacterium genome and harbors:
- a CDS encoding helix-turn-helix domain-containing protein, which produces MKFYLTDEEKKKIKNLGFLKVSQVAYFLDVNRQTVINWIKKGYLKANYLKFYKRKTYLIKAEELIRFIQEIPNEFYETR